GCATGGAATGGGAACATTTTTGAATTATGCTGTGAGTGCATCTTGGTGGTGGGTTGTAGAACGGTTGCCGCAATGTTAACAACGTAGTGTGTCGTGATGTGTGCTGTCTAAATCTTGGCTTGAGGGTATTGATGCTATGAGACACATGAGCTACTGCACCGTGGTTAGGAGCGTAATTCTAGGTTGAAGGGGGCAAAAACTCACGATTGCGCTTATGACTTCCTGATTTTGTACATGGATAAAAAAGCGACGGTCATCGAAAGAGCTAGCGAAGTTTCCACGCTGCTAGGAAACGTTTCGCACTCCTCAAAATCTGTGCACAAACGGGCATAATCATTTGAACTAACCGTGCATTTTACAGTACTTCTTCAGGTGTTTTCTGCATCAAATGAAGCTCTTCGGTGAAAGGTTAATCTGAATAAATAGGATTTGTCTTTGGAATACGGAAGATATGGGACAGATTTACCGGAATGATGCTATGGACAGATAATCTTGCAGTCTTGTTTATACAACTGCCATGATTTTTGGATACAGTCAGTGCTCCCTACAGTGTCTACAAAAGAAAACAGCTTATGTACTTATGAAGCCATTTTAGGCAATGCTCTCATGTCCGGTGAAACAAAATAACTGGGTCTTCTCAGTCAGATTGGATCACGATTTTCAAAAGCCAAGACACGACCGAGTCGCCATAAAAATTTCTAACACCCTCTTTCTGTCCATAATATAGCAGTAAATCCTTATATATCTTCTTTACTCCCAATACTTTCTAGCTATTTTAAATATACAAACTTTAAAACCGATTAACATGGGACATAAGTTCCAAATTGATAGATTTCATAAAATTAATAAACAGCCCATATTATTCTATTATATTTATATCTTTAAATGCAAGAATTGCACTTTTTTATTAAATTGAATACTAAGCATGACAAGTTAATGTGATTTAGAACAAAATTTTTGATTTTATAACCGATAAAATAAAAATGATGTATGCTTGCATGAAACTCCAAACCCCTTGCACCAAAACAAATTTTACATTACATATCATTAACACAAATGTAACAAACCGTTCCCGACACCATCCGACAATTTTCAACTTTTTCAGCGATTATCTTTAACTACCTAAATCATGGTATTTATTTACTCAAGCTGAATTAATTCAAAATTAATAACTCTTCACTTTTTAAATAGATAGTGATTTTTTTAGCTCTTTTGAACTATTTTCCAAGCGGAATTTTCTTTAAATTTTCTCTTGAAATTTCTATTTAAATTAAATATTCTCTCATTTCAGCTATAAATTTTATTTTTTTATTAATAGAAACGTTTTGATTTTTCATTAAAAGTTTAGATTTTTAGAGAATTTATAACTTTTGGACCATTACTTTTGTAAAATGTATTGACCCGAAAACACAAAATAGCAAGTCTCCATGTGGCAGGAAGACTTGCTATTTTTTTAAGTTTTGGCGACTTGACCTTAAATAATGGAGTGAATATTGACACAGTGGAAGTACCGAACATATTTGTCGTGTGATGGATACTTTGTACAAATCGAATCGTTTTTGTGCCAAGCTTGTAATGAAACTACCCCCAAGGCAATTTGTATTCGTGCAGCTCCCGATCCCATTCCCATGTTGATTTATCGCTTCCTAAGCGGCTAACGCAATTTGGTCCAGAATTCCCCACAATAACATTTTTGATTGCTCACAATGATCTATACCTTCTCTGATCAAGGAAGTGGTTTGAATAAACGGTGCATCCCAAAGCTCATGCGACCAATTTGCAAGCATTTGCTGGATACAATCAGTGGTAGATTCCAAATGAAACTGCAAACCTAGAACATGTTCTCCATACGCAAAGGCTTGATTCTCACAAGCTTCGGAGTAAATGAGATGCTGGGCCCCATCAGGCAACGTGAACGTATCTCCATGCCAAGCGAATGAAGTGAATTTTTCGGGAATTTTAGCTAACCATGCATGGTATTCTTGCGTCCTATGGAAGCCATGCCAGCCAATTTCCTTTTCGCGGTTTGGAAATACGGATCCTCCTAAAACCTCCGATATCATCTGAGCCCCTAAACAAATTCCTAGTACTTTTTTCTTCATTTCGATTGCAATTTTTACAAACGCCTTCTCCTCAATAAGCCATGGATGTTCTTTTTCTTGGTAAACACTCATGGGTCCGCCCAAAATCACAAGGAGATCTAATGTTTTAAGCCACTTCTTATCAATACCTTGGGCAGGATCCTGCACGATTAGTTCGTGACCTGCATGTTTGGACCACGAAGCGATTACGGATGGATCGTCAAATGAAAAGTGACGAAATACAACAATCTTCATATACACTCACCCCTCTTGTTGAATAATCATATATTATCTCACTTTTCAGTATTAACAATATGATTATCCCGAATAATGGGATGATAACAAAAAATATAACTATTCCCCATCACTTCCCTGAATAACGAAACAGGAATTGATAAGGCAGATGATGTGCAATGAATAGGTGTTTCTAAGCAAGCCAAACTACCTAACACGTCCTCGATAGCCAAGCTCGTTGGATATGAGGTTAGCATACTTTTTCACCATGTTTGAATACTTTTCGATGTTAACTTCCCCAAATCTTATCGAAGGTCCAGCAACATTCAAGGAACCGATTACGGTGTTCTCGTATGAGAAGATAGGAGCGCCGATTCCTGTGGTTCCCTCCGTTGCCTCGCTTATTGAAATAGCATATCCATTCTGTTTAATCGTCAAAAGTTCTTGTTCGACATCTTTTCGTAAAAATGCTTTTAAAGAAGTAGCCTCACTCCATTCGAAGGAATCCATGATTGTTTTTTGCAGCATTGGGTTCAGGAAAGCCAGAATAACTCGATTAGAGGCTCCTATAAACAATGGCAAACGCAGCCCAATGGGTTCTGATATTTTCAAGACTTGTGGTGAGTCGACAGAATCAATGTAAATTCCTTCTGCATTTTCTCGAACCGATAAATATACAGTCTCCTTTGTTTGTTTCGATATCTCCTCCATAAAAGGTCTTGCGATGGTACGCAACATTAAACTGTCCCACATTAAAAAACCGTACTTCATAATGGACAGACCAAGCTTGTAACGTTTCGTCTTTGTATTTTGGGCCACAAAGCCATGTTCCGCTAATGAGGTAAGCAAGCGATGCACGCTCTGCACCGGCATATTTAACGCTTTGCTTATTTCCGTCACACTCATATCTTTCTCAGTGCCTTGCGGAAGCAGCAAATCCAAAATTTGAACAGCCTTAGAAATTACACCAGACAATCTGTTTTCACTCCTCAACTCCAATTTGGACTCATTATACCAAAAAGGTTAGAGAGGATAACATTACAATTGCGATATCTTACAACTGAGTAGTTTATAAAAAAACGTGTCTGGGTCGCCCTTTGAAGGGGTCATCCAAACACGTTTCATTTTTACCCTGATATGATATTGATGATTCCTATCGTGTTTCCCTAAAATTGTACTTTTCAGGATACATGTTCAAACTGGCTGTTGTATAAATCGGCATAGAATCCGTTTTTACCTAGCAATTCCTCATGATTACCCGTTTCAATAATGTTACCGTCCTTCATAACCAGAATCAGATCGGCGTTCTTAATCGTTGAGAGACGGTGGGCAATCACAAAGGAGGTTTTCCCAACAGTAAGTCGGTCCATCGCTTGTTGAATCAGTAACTCCGTACGCGTATCGACCGAACTTGTGGCCTCGTCCAGAATGAGCATGGGCGCATCTTCAATCATGGCTCTTGCAATGGTAATCAATTGCTTTTGACCGGCAGAGAGATTAGCTTTGTCGTCTAGCACTGTATCATAACCCTGCGGTAAAGTTTTAAGGAAGCTATGCAGACCCACTGCTCTACATGCGGCTTCTACCTGTTCATCGGTAACATGCTCTTTGGAAAAGACGATATTCTCACGAATCGTTCCTTCAAACAGCCATGTATCCTGCAGTACCATGCAGAATAATTTATGAACATTCTCACGTGTTAATTGGCTGATCGGAGTTCCATCAATATAAATTTCCCCTCCGTTCAGCTCATAGAACCGCATGAGCAAATTCACGAGCGTCGTCTTACCGGCACCTGTAGGGCCAACAATGGCAATTTTCTGACCAGCTTCAGCTTTCATAGAGAAATCTTTGATAATCATATGGTCTTCATTATAACCGAAACGGACATGCTTAAATTCGACATCCCCTTTGGCGTTATCCAGCTTCATGGTCTTGTCGCTCTCATCCACCAATTCTTCTTCACCCAGAAATTCGAATACACGTTCACTAGCAGCTGCCGCCGATTGCAAATTGGTTGCAGCCTGCGCCAACTGTGACAAAGGCTGTGTAAACAGACGAATATACACCATAAAGGCCACGATAGTTCCGATCGTTATAACATGTTGGTTCACCAGCAAAGCGCCCACGATACAGACCGCAACATAACCGAAATTCCCGATGAACATCATAACCGGCATCATCAGGCCAGACATGAACTGGGATTTCCATGCATTTGTATACAAGCGGCCATTAATGCCATGAAACACTTCTTTGGCTGCTTTTTCTCCGTTATATACCTTGACTACGTTATGCCCAGCATAGGTTTCTTCGATATGACCGTTGATCTGGCCAAGCTCTGCTTGCTGTGCTACAAAATATTTCTGTGAATGCTTCATAATTACGGTCATCAGTGAAAAACCGATCAGCGTAGCTACAATCCCAGTAATGGTCATGATCCAGTTCGTATATAGCATCATAATCAATGCACCCACAAAGGTTGCCAGTGCGCTGACAAGCGTGCCGAGACTGTTGTTTAACGTTTGTCCAATCGTATCGACATCATTGGTCACACGGCTAAGCACATTACCATAGCTCGTAGCATCAAAATACTTCAAAGGCATATGATTGATTTTTCGGGACAGCTCTGTCCGCATCTTCTTTGTAAGACGCTGTGACACGGTTACCGTAATGAATCCTTGGAAATAATTAAAGATAAGGCCGAGACCATACAAAACTACCAATACAAGAACAATCTTCTGAACAGCATTCACATCAATCCCTGTTACGATTCCTTCCTGGATCAGGTTGGCAATATCGCTGAGCTTATCTGGACCAATCACGTTGAAGACGGAACCGGCCAGCGCCAGCACCATTGAGAGTATGATCATAGGCATATAGGCCTTGATGTAGGATAAGAGCTGGCGAATGTTCTTTTTAAAATCATTCGCTTTTTTACCAGTTCCCATCCCTTCCGTAGGACCTCTACCTATGGGACCTCGCTGTTTCATTTCGATGTGCTTACTGCCGACGGTGTGTTCATTCTTGTCCATGTACGAGTTCCTCCTTCGAAAGCTGCGAATAAGCGATCTCCTGATAGGTGCTGCAATTCGCCATCAGCTCTTTGTGTGTGCCGTTCCCTACAATCTCGCCCTGGTCCAGAACGATAATCCGGTCAGCGTCCTTAATGGTGCCTATGCGCTGAGCAACAATGAGTGTCGTAGCATGGCCGGTTTCTTGTTTAAGCGCCGAGCGCAGAATCCGGTCTGTTCTGTAGTCCAATGCCGAGAAGGAATCATCGAAGATATAAATCTCCGGCTGACGGTAGATGGCACGCGCAATGGACAGACGCTGCTTTTGACCACCGGACACGTTCGCTCCACCTTGTGAAATCCGTCCTTGATACTGACCGTCCATTTTTTCGACAAACTCCGTGCCTTGGGCAATCTCCACGGCTGTTTTGACGAGTTTCTCCGAAGCTTCTGCTCTTCCGTTATCGCCATACGAAACATTGGATGCCACTGTACCGCTGAAAAGTACGGCTCTCTGTGGGAGATACCCGATTTTGTTATGGAGTGTCTGCTGCTTATAGTTTCTGACATTCACGCCATCCACGAGCACCTCTCCCTCAGTCACATCGTAGAAACGAGAAATCATATTGATTACGCTGGTTTTACCGCTGCCTGTTGCGCCAATAAAGGCAACCGTCTCGCCTTGTTTTGCCGTAAAGCTAATGTTGCGAAGCACAGGCTCCTCCGCATCCGGATATTTAAAGCTGACATTACGGAATTCCACCTGACCCATAACGCCCTCTTCTCCAGCTGTCTCATGCCCGTCAATGATGCGGGATTCGGTATTCAATACCTCCATAATCCGTTTGGCAGAAATCGAAGCTCGAGGCATCAGGAAGAATATCATACTTACCATCATAAAGGCCATGACCACCTGCACCGCATAAGATGAGAATACGACCATATTAGAGAATAGCGAAATGCGGTCCGGCACGGCCGTTCCGTTAATCAGGTAAGCGCCAATCCAATAAATCGAGACACTCAGACCCGACATAATAAAGGTCATGCCCGGACCAACCATTGTCATTAACCGGTTCGCAAACAGGTTTGTATTCATCAATTCGGTATTGGCCTGCCCAAACTTCTCCTCCTGATACTGATCTGCATTATAAGCGCGCACTACGCGAAGCCCCGTCAGATGCTCACGTGTTACCCTGTTCAGATTATCAGTGAGACGTTGGATTTTTTGGAAACTGGGGAGAGCAAAAATAACAATGACACTCAGCATCAGGATCAGGACAGCCACAGCCACTCCTGTAGAGGCAGTCCACTGCCAGTTTTTATCTGCGATCTTTGCAATGGCCCACACGGCCAGAATCGGCGCCTTGATGATCACCTGCAACCCCAGCGCAACCACCGTTTGAATTTGGGTAACATCGTTCGTGGAGCGGGTAATAAGGCTGGCTGTTGAAAAGCTGTTCATCTCTTCCATCGAAAAAGATAAGGCCTTGTCAAAGACCATCGCACGCAGGCGCATGGCCAGTCCTGCCGCGACCTTTGCCGCAAAAAAGCCGACAATAATAGATGCAATCATACTGCCGACAGCACATAACAGCATATAAATACCGGGAATCAGCAGGTCCGACATCGGCGTTCCTGCAGTTTGCAGCTTGGTTGTAATTTCGGCCATATAATCAGGCAGCTTCAAATCCAGCCACACCTGCACAACGATGAAGGCCAAGCTGCAAAGCACGAACATCCATTCATTTTTCTTGAGATATTTGAATATCTTCAGCAT
This window of the Paenibacillus polymyxa genome carries:
- a CDS encoding ABC transporter ATP-binding protein, whose product is MLKIFKYLKKNEWMFVLCSLAFIVVQVWLDLKLPDYMAEITTKLQTAGTPMSDLLIPGIYMLLCAVGSMIASIIVGFFAAKVAAGLAMRLRAMVFDKALSFSMEEMNSFSTASLITRSTNDVTQIQTVVALGLQVIIKAPILAVWAIAKIADKNWQWTASTGVAVAVLILMLSVIVIFALPSFQKIQRLTDNLNRVTREHLTGLRVVRAYNADQYQEEKFGQANTELMNTNLFANRLMTMVGPGMTFIMSGLSVSIYWIGAYLINGTAVPDRISLFSNMVVFSSYAVQVVMAFMMVSMIFFLMPRASISAKRIMEVLNTESRIIDGHETAGEEGVMGQVEFRNVSFKYPDAEEPVLRNISFTAKQGETVAFIGATGSGKTSVINMISRFYDVTEGEVLVDGVNVRNYKQQTLHNKIGYLPQRAVLFSGTVASNVSYGDNGRAEASEKLVKTAVEIAQGTEFVEKMDGQYQGRISQGGANVSGGQKQRLSIARAIYRQPEIYIFDDSFSALDYRTDRILRSALKQETGHATTLIVAQRIGTIKDADRIIVLDQGEIVGNGTHKELMANCSTYQEIAYSQLSKEELVHGQE
- a CDS encoding type 1 glutamine amidotransferase, which codes for MKIVVFRHFSFDDPSVIASWSKHAGHELIVQDPAQGIDKKWLKTLDLLVILGGPMSVYQEKEHPWLIEEKAFVKIAIEMKKKVLGICLGAQMISEVLGGSVFPNREKEIGWHGFHRTQEYHAWLAKIPEKFTSFAWHGDTFTLPDGAQHLIYSEACENQAFAYGEHVLGLQFHLESTTDCIQQMLANWSHELWDAPFIQTTSLIREGIDHCEQSKMLLWGILDQIALAA
- a CDS encoding ABC transporter ATP-binding protein, whose product is MDKNEHTVGSKHIEMKQRGPIGRGPTEGMGTGKKANDFKKNIRQLLSYIKAYMPMIILSMVLALAGSVFNVIGPDKLSDIANLIQEGIVTGIDVNAVQKIVLVLVVLYGLGLIFNYFQGFITVTVSQRLTKKMRTELSRKINHMPLKYFDATSYGNVLSRVTNDVDTIGQTLNNSLGTLVSALATFVGALIMMLYTNWIMTITGIVATLIGFSLMTVIMKHSQKYFVAQQAELGQINGHIEETYAGHNVVKVYNGEKAAKEVFHGINGRLYTNAWKSQFMSGLMMPVMMFIGNFGYVAVCIVGALLVNQHVITIGTIVAFMVYIRLFTQPLSQLAQAATNLQSAAAASERVFEFLGEEELVDESDKTMKLDNAKGDVEFKHVRFGYNEDHMIIKDFSMKAEAGQKIAIVGPTGAGKTTLVNLLMRFYELNGGEIYIDGTPISQLTRENVHKLFCMVLQDTWLFEGTIRENIVFSKEHVTDEQVEAACRAVGLHSFLKTLPQGYDTVLDDKANLSAGQKQLITIARAMIEDAPMLILDEATSSVDTRTELLIQQAMDRLTVGKTSFVIAHRLSTIKNADLILVMKDGNIIETGNHEELLGKNGFYADLYNSQFEHVS
- a CDS encoding IclR family transcriptional regulator, with amino-acid sequence MDLLLPQGTEKDMSVTEISKALNMPVQSVHRLLTSLAEHGFVAQNTKTKRYKLGLSIMKYGFLMWDSLMLRTIARPFMEEISKQTKETVYLSVRENAEGIYIDSVDSPQVLKISEPIGLRLPLFIGASNRVILAFLNPMLQKTIMDSFEWSEATSLKAFLRKDVEQELLTIKQNGYAISISEATEGTTGIGAPIFSYENTVIGSLNVAGPSIRFGEVNIEKYSNMVKKYANLISNELGYRGRVR